One genomic window of Choloepus didactylus isolate mChoDid1 chromosome 27, mChoDid1.pri, whole genome shotgun sequence includes the following:
- the LOC119521126 gene encoding LOW QUALITY PROTEIN: zinc finger protein 233-like (The sequence of the model RefSeq protein was modified relative to this genomic sequence to represent the inferred CDS: inserted 1 base in 1 codon) yields MSFAPTLKFDPHNNAMSSACPGLLPPPEEQKKMTKFQEAVTFKDVAVVFTKEELGMLDTTQRKLYQDVMLETFRNLLSVGHGNQNKIETLEEVVLRYLLHEDLTSWPMWEQFTSKFTRNQDVIINPQGIVSDLLKHSDSLFPIWAGESVQVSEDESHVMKLQGESSRRNRCKDFPNRTTWDLGRKIYLRESQNYQMDLIHKVCKCDQSVMRNDCHHHDHGAHIREKVFSHNNCGKDLKSSQHSVIHSGEQMSDENGKGVSIGFKQLHLREKPQIFIECEKGNSYSSVLPVHQSIHTGEKYSCDEGFGQSSHVQTNQKVKTTEKSYKCQLCAKSFNQNSSFPVYEIIHTGEKPYKFDKCVKEFSHSLDLNIHCVDKTGERSYKCGMYHKGVSQISQLYAHQGAHSGDKTYKWKACDSIFNQNSGLHQSVHNGGKPYECELCGKVFRKALHLQAHQRIHNGEKPYKCDVCDKNFSRNSYLQIHQRIHTGEKPCKCDVCDKSFRCNSLLHAHQRVHTGEKPYKCETCGKDFSWSSDLQDHQRVHTGEKPYKCPACGKGFTRSSRLQAHQVVHTGEKPYKCIVCGKGFILKSSLRVHQRIHKGERPYKCDICSKSFLHASRLQAHQSVHTGEKPFKCVTCGKVFSHISRLRCHQRVHTGEKPYNCATCGKDFSWRSHLQDHQRVHTGEKPYKCETCGKDFNQISNLHVHQRVHTGEKPYKCETCGKNFSCSSRVQSHQRVHTGEKPYKCETCGKDFSWSSGLQYHQKVHTGEKPYKCPVCGKGFLRSSRLLAHQIVHTGEKPYKCKLCGKGFILKSSLHVHQGIHTGEKPYKCDICSKRFIHASRLQAHQSVHTGEKPYRCVTCGKVFGLISRLRSHQRVHTGEKPYNCATCGKDFSWSSHLKDHQRIHTGEKPYKCEMCGKDFNQISTLHVHRRIHSGEKPYKCHACGKGFTRSSRLQAHQRVHKXEKPYKCEECGKDFSLKSYHHIHQRIHMGEEPFKCVICGKSFIHASNLQARKSVHTEEKPYKCETCGKDFRRSLQAQQRVHT; encoded by the exons ATGAGTTTTGCCCCTACTCTCAAATTTGACCCTCACAACAACGCTATGAG CTCTGCCTGCCCAGGCCTCTTACCTCCTCCAGAGGAGCAAAAGAAAATGACCAAGTTTCAG GAAGCAGTGACATTCAAGGATGTAGCCGTGGTCTTCACCAAGGAAGAACTGGGAATGCTGGACACCACCCAGAGGAAATTGTACcaagatgtgatgctggagaccTTCAGGAACCTGCTCTCTGTGG GACATGGGAATCAAAATAAGATAGAGACTCTTGAAGAAGTTGTATTAAGATACCTTTTACATGAAGATCTTACATCTTGGCCCATGTGGGAACAATTTACAAGTAAATTTACCAGAAATCAAGATGTGATAATAAATCCTCAAGGCATCGTGTCTGATTTGCTGAAACACAGTGATTCCCTCTTTCCAATATGGGCAGGAGAATCCGTTCAGGTTTCTGAAGATGAGAGCCATGTAATGAAACTTCAAGGGGAAAGTTCCAGAAGGAATAGATGCAAAGATTTTCCAAATAGGACCACCTGGGATTTGGGGAGGAAAATATATCTGAGAGAGTCACAGAACTACCAAATGGACTTAATACATAAAGTTTGTAAATGTGATCAGAGTGTTATGAGAAATGACTGTCATCACCATGATCATGGAGCACACATTAGAGAGAAAGTATTTAGCCATAATAATTGTGGAAAAGATTTGAAATCATCCCAGCATAGTGTAATCCACTCAGGAGAGCAAATGTCTGATGAGAATGGAAAAGGTGTCAGCATTGGCTTTAAGCAATTGCACTTACGAGAGAAGcctcagatatttattgagtgtgaAAAGGGCAACAGTTATAGCTCAGTGCTTCCTGTTCATCAAAGtattcatacaggagagaaataCTCATGTGATGAGGGCTTTGGTCAGAGTTCACATGTGCAAACTAATCAGAAAGTCAAGACAACAGAGAAATCCTATAAATGTCAGTTGTGTGCTAAGAGCTTCAATCAGAACTCTTCTTTTCCAGTGTATGAAATTattcacacaggagagaagccaTATAAGTTTGACAAGTGTGTGAAGGAATTTAGTCATAGCTTGGATCTTAACATTCACTGTGTAGACAAAACTGGAGAGAGATCCTATAAATGTGGTATGTATCATAAAGGTGTCAGTCAGATATCACAACTTTATGCCCATCAGGGAGCCCACAGTGGAGACAAAACATACAAATGGAAAGCATGTGATAGCATATTTAATCAGAATTCTGGTCTTCATCAGAGTGTCCACAATGGAGGGAAACCATATGAATGTGAGCTGTGTGGTAAGGTCTTCAGGAAGGCCTTACATCTTCAAGCCCATCAGAGAATACACAATGGAGAGAAACCATACAAATGTGATGTGTGTGATAAGAACTTCAGCCGTAATTCCTATCTTCAAATCCATCAGAGaatacacactggagagaaaccgtGCAAATGTGATGTGTGTGATAAGAGCTTCAGATGTAATTCTCTCCTTCATGCCCATCAGAGAgtccacacaggagagaaaccatacAAATGTGAGACATGTGGTAAAGACTTCAGCTGGAGTTCAGATCTTCAAGACCATCAGAGAGtccatacaggagagaaaccctacaaATGTCCTGCATGTGGTAAGGGTTTCACCAGGAGTTCACGTCTTCAAGCTCATCAGGTTGtccatacaggagagaaaccctacaaATGTATAGTATGTGGGAAAGGCTTCATTTTGAAGTCTTCCCTTCGTGTTCATCAGAGGATCCACAAGGGAGAGAGACCCTATAAATGTGACATATGTAGTAAGAGCTTCCTTCATGCCTCACGTCTTCAGGCCCATCAGAGTgtccacacaggagagaaacctttCAAATGTGTGACATGTGGTAAAGTCTTCAGTCACATTTCAAGACTTCGGTGTCATCAGAGagttcacacaggagagaaaccatacAACTGTGCAACATGTGGTAAGGACTTCAGCTGGAGGTCACATCTTCAAGACCATCAGAGAGTCCACACAGGAGAAAAACCATATAAATGTGAGACATGTGGTAAGGACTTCAATCAGATTTCAAATCTTCATGTTCATCAGAGAGTTCACACAGGCGAGAAGCCATACAAATGTGAGACATGTGGTAAAAACTTCAGCTGTAGTTCACGTGTTCAGTCCCACCAGAGAgtccacacaggagagaaaccatacAAATGTGAGACATGTGGTAAGGACTTTAGCTGGAGTTCAGGTCTTCAGTACCATCAGAAAGtccatacaggagagaaaccgtACAAATGTCCTGTATGTGGTAAGGGCTTCTTAAGGAGTTCACGTCTTCTAGCCCATCAGATTGtccatacaggagagaaaccctataaatgtaaACTATGTGGGAAAGGCTTCATTTTGAAGTCCTCCCTTCATGTTCATCAGGGGATCCACACGGGAGAGAAACCGTATAAATGTGACATATGTAGTAAGCGCTTCATTCATGCCTCACGTCTTCAGGCCCATCAGAGTgtccacacaggagagaaaccatacAGATGTGTGACATGTGGTAAAGTCTTCGGTCTCATTTCAAGACTTCGGTCTCATCAGAGAgttcacacaggagagaagccaTACAACTGTGCAACATGTGGTAAGGACTTCAGCTGGAGTTCACATCTTAAAGACCATCAGAGAATCCACACAGGAGAAAAACCATATAAATGTGAGATGTGTGGTAAGGACTTCAATCAGATTTCAACTCTTCATGTTCATCGGAGAATTCACtcaggagagaaaccctacaaATGTCATGCATGTGGTAAAGGCTTCACCAGGAGTTCACGTCTTCAAGCCCATCAGAGAGTCCATA AAGAGAAACCCTACAAATGTGAGGAGTGTGGGAAAGACTTCAGTTTGAAGTCTTATCATCATATTCATCAGAGGATCCACATGGGAGAGGAACCCTTTAAATGTGTTATATGTGGTAAGAGCTTCATTCATGCCTCTAATCTTCAAGCCCGTAAGAGTGTCCACACAGAAGAGAAACCATACAAATGTGAGACATGCGGTAAGGACTTCAGACGTAGTCTTCAGGCTCAACAGAGAGTTCATACGTGA